One window of Leifsonia sp. AK011 genomic DNA carries:
- a CDS encoding extracellular solute-binding protein produces the protein MITNTKGVRAATALILGSTLIGGLAACAPTESTGGDNATYTLWDPYPDRDASSTWAQAIDACATELGITIERNSGNTGDTVKDLTTAAGNLPDLAMVDNPKVGTLADAGLLTSNEETGLDTSAIEPNILSAGELDGATYGVPVGANTLGLYYNPEILEAAGVDIASVTDYASLTAALEKVVASGAKGITFSAVGTEEGTFQFLPWFWGADADLTELDSSQAESALQLWTDWVSKGLAPNSVLSNTQGTSWDEFMTGEYAFAENGSWFKGAADEAGYLSIQVPGIDGGAAPAPTGGEFITIPVQKDTSRYETSTKIVECLTTGNAGADALGYVAPTAEGQAAQLEADPSLEFWISAVGDAKPRTADNLGISYGVISEQLYTAVQNALSGVSSPADALADAQAAAADKLK, from the coding sequence ATCGGCGGACTTGCGGCTTGCGCACCGACCGAATCCACCGGCGGCGACAACGCCACCTACACACTGTGGGATCCGTACCCCGACCGTGACGCGTCGTCGACATGGGCCCAGGCCATCGACGCGTGCGCCACCGAGCTCGGCATCACGATCGAGCGCAACTCGGGCAACACCGGCGACACCGTCAAGGACCTCACCACCGCCGCGGGCAACCTGCCCGACCTCGCGATGGTCGACAACCCCAAGGTCGGCACCCTCGCCGACGCTGGGTTGCTGACCTCCAACGAGGAGACCGGGCTCGACACGTCGGCGATCGAGCCGAACATCCTGTCCGCCGGTGAGCTGGATGGTGCAACCTACGGTGTTCCCGTCGGCGCGAACACCCTCGGCCTGTACTACAACCCCGAGATCCTCGAGGCTGCTGGTGTGGACATCGCGAGTGTGACCGACTACGCGTCGCTCACGGCCGCGCTCGAGAAGGTCGTGGCATCCGGTGCCAAGGGCATCACGTTCTCGGCCGTCGGAACCGAGGAGGGAACGTTCCAGTTCCTCCCGTGGTTCTGGGGAGCCGACGCTGACCTCACCGAGCTCGACTCGAGCCAGGCCGAGTCGGCGCTCCAGCTCTGGACCGACTGGGTGTCCAAGGGGCTCGCACCCAACTCCGTGCTCTCCAACACGCAGGGCACGAGCTGGGATGAGTTCATGACGGGCGAGTACGCGTTCGCCGAGAACGGTTCGTGGTTCAAGGGTGCCGCCGATGAGGCGGGCTACCTCTCGATCCAGGTCCCGGGCATCGACGGCGGAGCGGCTCCCGCGCCGACCGGTGGCGAGTTCATCACCATCCCCGTCCAGAAGGACACGTCCCGCTACGAGACCTCGACCAAGATCGTCGAGTGCCTCACCACGGGTAACGCCGGCGCAGACGCGCTCGGCTACGTCGCCCCGACGGCCGAGGGCCAGGCCGCGCAGCTCGAGGCCGACCCGTCGCTCGAGTTCTGGATCAGCGCCGTTGGCGACGCCAAGCCCCGCACGGCGGACAACCTCGGCATCTCGTACGGCGTCATCTCCGAGCAGCTCTACACCGCGGTGCAGAACGCCCTGAGTGGCGTCTCGTCGCCGGCCGATGCGCTGGCGGATGCCCAGGCCGCAGCAGCGGACAAGCTCAAGTAA
- a CDS encoding carbohydrate ABC transporter permease: protein MTVTQSTSATQSTSGPAARVSRDGATKLAAPSRSTRPRKPRFREQLVAWAFIAPVVIYLVVFYAYPLFRNIDLSFREYTLRSFIDGSAPFVWFDNYVQVLNDSTFAPALLNTAVFTFVSIAFQFSIGLLLAVFFYRHFPLSATLRALFLVPWLLPLLVSASVWAWMLNSESGIVNAALEAIGLGQVNWLTSPQWSMVSVLLANIWIGIPFNLVILYSGLQNIPGEVYEASSLDGANGWQTFWRITFPLLRPVSAITILLGLVYTLKVFDIIWIMTRGGPGNSSTTFAIWSYRLGFGGGSPELSPAAAVGNLLIILAFVFGLLYIRTQRRLADS, encoded by the coding sequence ATGACAGTCACACAGAGCACCTCTGCAACACAGAGCACCTCTGGCCCGGCTGCGCGTGTCTCCCGGGATGGGGCGACGAAGCTCGCCGCCCCATCCCGCAGCACGAGGCCGCGCAAGCCGAGGTTCCGTGAGCAGCTCGTCGCCTGGGCATTTATTGCCCCGGTCGTGATCTACCTCGTCGTCTTCTACGCCTACCCGCTGTTCCGCAACATCGACCTGAGCTTCCGCGAGTACACCCTGCGGTCGTTCATCGACGGCTCTGCGCCGTTCGTCTGGTTCGACAATTACGTGCAGGTGCTGAACGACTCCACGTTCGCACCAGCTCTCCTCAACACCGCGGTATTCACGTTCGTCTCGATCGCCTTCCAGTTCTCGATCGGGCTCCTTCTCGCGGTCTTCTTCTACCGGCACTTCCCCCTCTCGGCCACGCTGCGAGCACTCTTCCTCGTGCCCTGGCTCCTTCCCCTTCTCGTCTCCGCTTCGGTCTGGGCGTGGATGCTCAACAGCGAGTCCGGAATCGTCAATGCCGCCCTCGAGGCGATCGGCCTCGGGCAGGTCAACTGGCTCACCTCACCGCAGTGGTCGATGGTCTCGGTGCTCCTCGCGAACATCTGGATCGGCATCCCGTTCAATCTCGTCATCCTCTACAGCGGCCTCCAGAACATCCCGGGCGAGGTCTACGAGGCCTCCTCGCTCGATGGGGCGAACGGATGGCAGACCTTCTGGCGCATCACGTTTCCCCTGCTACGACCGGTGTCGGCGATCACGATCCTCCTGGGCCTCGTCTACACGCTCAAGGTGTTCGACATCATCTGGATCATGACGAGGGGTGGCCCGGGCAATTCGTCCACGACGTTCGCGATCTGGTCCTACCGTCTCGGCTTCGGAGGCGGCAGCCCCGAGCTGAGCCCGGCGGCTGCGGTCGGCAACCTGCTGATCATCCTCGCGTTCGTCTTCGGGCTCCTCTATATCCGCACGCAGCGTCGATTGGCTGACTCATGA